A window of the Tunturibacter empetritectus genome harbors these coding sequences:
- a CDS encoding c-type cytochrome → MNQPYPFTYAFGLVALLTPFMAAQTQPQANQRTSAHVDQKASAKQNSPVLHNEGDRIFAQNCSRCHTAPDGFSPNISGTVVRHMRVRASLSQHDEQELLRFLNP, encoded by the coding sequence ATGAACCAGCCGTATCCCTTCACCTATGCTTTTGGTTTAGTTGCGCTTCTTACGCCGTTTATGGCCGCGCAAACTCAGCCTCAAGCTAATCAGCGGACCTCCGCACACGTTGATCAGAAAGCATCCGCGAAACAAAACTCGCCGGTGCTCCATAATGAGGGCGATCGCATCTTCGCACAAAACTGCTCGCGATGCCATACGGCACCTGATGGGTTCTCGCCCAATATATCGGGCACGGTAGTGCGCCACATGCGGGTGCGAGCATCGCTCAGCCAGCACGATGAACAAGAGCTCCTTCGCTTTCTAAATCCCTAA
- a CDS encoding nucleotidyltransferase family protein has protein sequence MKFEAIKDSLSAEQQIRHAVLLTFCDPPPSQCSLLRHISYKDWKKLLHWLDTSGLALYFLDRMLALQRSEMLPPLVLERLQQNLHDNIARTQSMAAESNTIHSEFQHAHLSYASLKGFSLWPLSAPKPWLRSQLDLDFLVAEDHIPEARRILEQRGYYLHAVSGKSWEFKTPHAPGRSVKDLYKPLPLSCIELHAETSDQSYPSVLARKHELDFNDVSIPVLSRSDLFVGQGLHLFKHVASEFSRTAHLVEFYRHVLARHHDDLFWEEVQAAAEENPKAALALGVITMLTTQVMGNFAPETLTNWTVTHVPARVRSWVRLYGCKSVLASFPGSKLYLLLQRELEREGMPSKRSLRKSLLPRSLPPAIAHTPPNETVPERIRRYFMQVSFVCFRLRFHVFEGLRYLCESVKWRQGTRRLAL, from the coding sequence ATGAAATTTGAAGCGATAAAAGATTCTCTGAGCGCCGAACAACAAATCAGGCATGCGGTGCTGTTGACCTTCTGCGACCCGCCTCCTTCCCAGTGTTCGCTACTGCGGCATATCTCCTATAAGGATTGGAAGAAGCTGCTGCATTGGCTGGATACCAGTGGTCTTGCACTGTATTTTCTCGACCGGATGCTGGCGTTGCAACGATCCGAAATGCTACCGCCATTGGTACTGGAACGTCTGCAGCAGAATCTCCATGACAACATTGCCCGCACTCAGAGCATGGCGGCCGAATCAAATACGATTCACAGTGAGTTTCAGCACGCACACCTCTCGTATGCATCCCTTAAAGGATTTTCGCTCTGGCCACTTTCGGCGCCAAAGCCGTGGCTGCGATCGCAACTAGACTTGGATTTCTTAGTAGCGGAGGATCATATACCAGAGGCGCGCCGGATCTTGGAACAACGAGGCTATTACCTCCACGCGGTCAGCGGCAAGAGCTGGGAATTCAAGACGCCCCATGCTCCGGGCAGGTCCGTGAAGGATTTATACAAACCTCTTCCGTTGAGTTGCATAGAGCTACACGCTGAAACAAGCGATCAGAGCTACCCCTCAGTGCTCGCGCGAAAACATGAACTCGACTTCAATGATGTCTCCATTCCGGTGCTTTCTCGCAGCGATCTTTTCGTAGGGCAGGGGTTGCACCTGTTCAAGCATGTAGCCAGCGAGTTTTCACGGACTGCACACCTCGTCGAATTCTACCGGCATGTGCTCGCTCGTCATCACGATGACCTCTTCTGGGAAGAAGTCCAGGCTGCAGCTGAGGAGAATCCAAAAGCGGCTTTGGCACTCGGGGTCATTACTATGTTGACTACTCAGGTTATGGGTAATTTCGCTCCTGAGACACTGACAAACTGGACGGTTACTCACGTTCCGGCTCGCGTACGGTCCTGGGTAAGACTGTATGGATGCAAGTCTGTTCTTGCTAGCTTTCCGGGCAGCAAACTTTACCTGTTGCTCCAGAGAGAGCTTGAACGCGAAGGTATGCCCTCGAAGCGGTCGCTCCGAAAATCACTGCTACCGCGGAGTTTGCCGCCCGCGATTGCCCATACGCCTCCGAACGAGACAGTTCCGGAGCGGATCAGACGATACTTTATGCAAGTTAGTTTTGTATGTTTCCGCCTGCGCTTTCACGTATTTGAAGGTCTCCGCTATCTCTGCGAGTCGGTCAAATGGCGTCAGGGAACCCGTCGACTTGCACTTTGA
- a CDS encoding SLBB domain-containing protein has protein sequence MFSPPQTTTQSPSTPGPGLGATEQSQSDGSQDDKSSSSSTLAVPATLSSNQIIHILQQNPDLVVELKSQVADHLQQQGTPIDANDISDQMLYSQIATNGDLRANITMFLRARGYVSQDDLQSLGSNSNIGTAEGSDLTGQESTGLSGQSPALAGSDTARLAAADLSSPDQIEASGRAAQLVGSAANQSSNEPMRGREPVNGSTDPPKVLRQPAPYNLQSMRDLYTQIPEQTLPLKRFGSDVFVNRNVSAMARGGAGRDTPLDVPLGPDYVIGAGDTLTINMWGGMTQSVNRVIDRDGRILLPEAGSLDLAGLSLDRAESLIDSALKKQYRDVKVTVTVSRLRSVRVYVVGDVQRPGGYDISSLATPLSALYLAGGPTAAGSLRMVRHLRGEQLVENIDLYDFLLHGVRAKGARFESGDTLLISPIGPQVAVAGAVKRPAIYELKPGESTLDLAISDAGGLTAAASLGNITIERIDINRQRETVTLKTSATGAADADRATIAAFQIRDGDRIRIAPILPYSQRAIYLEGHVVRPGRRSYSDGMRLSDVLHSYQDLLPEPSPVGEIIRLVPPDLHAETINFNVPNVLIGNSNLDLQTFDTIRILGRYQADAPKVTIQGEVLRPSTYPLSDGMTAAQLVRMAGGFKRDAMLDEADLTSYGVANGTRVTGNLVTVHIGTAVAGTEPKADVLLKPGDILTIHQITGWNEIGQSVQIEGQVAYPGTYGFREGERLSSVLRRAGGFRETAYPAGAVLVRDQVRELEQKSREELIRQIETSSASARLSPNLGAGDSGATLKLIQAQQDQVLARLKSEPPTGRLVVHISSDIDIWANTSIDIEMRRGDVLTIPKRPGFVLITGQVYNATALTFAPGKTASWYLQHAGGTSDTANRREIFVIRANGSVIGRHSGGLFDPSVLSTKLGPGDVVVVPQKVIGASLFWKNLLTAAQLASSIAITAAVANI, from the coding sequence GTGTTCTCACCTCCTCAGACTACGACCCAATCTCCCTCAACTCCAGGCCCAGGTCTAGGAGCTACGGAGCAATCCCAAAGTGACGGATCGCAGGACGATAAAAGCAGCTCCTCAAGCACCCTCGCCGTTCCGGCTACCCTTTCCTCGAATCAAATCATCCATATCCTGCAGCAGAATCCCGATCTGGTCGTGGAGTTGAAGTCCCAGGTAGCCGATCACCTCCAACAGCAGGGGACGCCTATCGACGCCAACGATATCTCCGACCAGATGCTCTACAGCCAGATCGCAACAAACGGCGATCTGCGCGCGAACATCACGATGTTTCTTCGCGCAAGAGGGTACGTTTCGCAGGACGATCTCCAAAGTTTGGGCTCCAATTCAAATATCGGAACCGCGGAAGGCAGTGACCTGACCGGCCAAGAAAGCACTGGACTATCAGGTCAGTCTCCTGCGTTGGCTGGAAGTGATACTGCCAGACTTGCCGCAGCTGATCTCTCTTCGCCCGATCAAATCGAGGCTTCTGGTCGCGCAGCTCAGTTGGTAGGCTCGGCCGCCAATCAATCTTCCAACGAACCGATGCGTGGCCGTGAACCGGTGAATGGCTCCACTGACCCACCAAAGGTTCTGCGGCAGCCTGCTCCTTATAATCTGCAATCGATGCGTGATTTATATACGCAGATCCCCGAACAGACTCTCCCGCTCAAGCGCTTCGGTTCAGATGTATTTGTCAACCGCAACGTCTCCGCAATGGCTCGTGGCGGGGCTGGTCGGGACACCCCTCTGGACGTGCCACTGGGTCCCGACTACGTGATCGGCGCAGGTGACACACTCACGATCAACATGTGGGGTGGCATGACACAGAGTGTGAATCGAGTTATCGACCGCGACGGACGCATTTTGTTGCCTGAGGCGGGTTCGCTGGACTTGGCCGGGCTTTCGCTCGATCGCGCGGAGAGCCTGATTGACAGCGCACTTAAGAAACAATATCGAGATGTTAAGGTGACCGTGACCGTGTCGCGTCTTCGCTCCGTGCGAGTGTACGTTGTTGGCGATGTCCAGCGGCCCGGCGGGTATGACATCAGTTCTCTGGCAACTCCGTTAAGTGCACTCTATCTCGCGGGTGGCCCTACCGCGGCCGGGTCCCTTCGGATGGTGCGCCATCTCCGTGGAGAGCAGCTTGTTGAGAATATAGATCTTTACGACTTTCTGCTGCATGGAGTCCGCGCAAAGGGCGCCCGCTTCGAGAGCGGTGACACCTTGCTGATATCACCTATAGGACCACAGGTTGCCGTCGCAGGCGCGGTCAAGCGGCCCGCGATCTATGAATTGAAGCCCGGCGAATCGACGTTGGACCTCGCAATCAGCGATGCCGGAGGTCTTACTGCGGCAGCGTCTCTTGGAAACATCACGATCGAAAGAATCGATATCAATCGACAACGCGAGACAGTCACACTTAAGACCTCTGCGACCGGAGCTGCTGACGCCGACCGTGCCACCATTGCGGCGTTCCAGATCCGGGATGGTGATCGCATTCGGATTGCACCCATTCTGCCCTATAGTCAACGAGCGATTTATCTTGAGGGGCACGTCGTTCGCCCAGGCAGGCGTTCGTACAGTGACGGCATGCGTCTCAGTGACGTTCTGCACAGTTACCAAGACTTGCTGCCGGAGCCGTCGCCTGTAGGGGAGATTATCCGCCTCGTCCCACCGGATCTCCACGCAGAGACCATCAACTTCAATGTGCCGAATGTGCTCATCGGGAACAGCAATCTCGACCTTCAGACATTCGATACGATTCGCATTCTGGGTCGATACCAAGCGGATGCCCCAAAGGTGACGATCCAGGGCGAGGTACTGCGACCATCTACTTACCCATTGTCCGATGGCATGACGGCTGCACAACTCGTCCGTATGGCCGGTGGATTCAAACGCGACGCCATGCTCGATGAGGCAGATCTGACAAGCTACGGCGTGGCAAACGGAACTCGAGTCACGGGAAACTTGGTTACTGTTCACATCGGTACGGCCGTTGCGGGGACGGAGCCGAAAGCAGACGTTCTGCTCAAACCGGGAGACATCCTAACCATCCACCAGATCACCGGATGGAATGAAATCGGTCAGTCGGTACAGATCGAAGGACAGGTCGCTTATCCCGGCACGTATGGATTTCGAGAAGGAGAGCGCCTCAGCTCTGTGCTGCGACGCGCTGGTGGATTCCGCGAAACGGCATATCCAGCAGGTGCAGTACTTGTTCGTGATCAGGTGCGCGAACTCGAACAGAAGAGCCGCGAAGAACTTATTCGACAAATTGAGACGAGCTCGGCTTCGGCACGTCTTTCACCGAATCTGGGTGCAGGCGACTCCGGGGCAACGCTGAAATTGATCCAGGCGCAACAGGATCAGGTATTAGCCCGCTTGAAGAGTGAGCCACCAACAGGCCGCCTTGTCGTCCACATCTCGTCGGACATCGATATTTGGGCGAACACCTCTATCGACATCGAAATGCGTCGCGGCGACGTCTTGACGATTCCTAAACGTCCCGGGTTTGTTCTGATTACCGGTCAGGTATACAACGCCACGGCACTGACCTTTGCACCTGGCAAAACTGCGAGCTGGTATCTGCAGCATGCGGGCGGTACGAGTGATACGGCGAACCGAAGGGAGATCTTCGTGATCCGCGCCAATGGCTCGGTCATTGGTCGACATTCGGGCGGCCTGTTCGATCCTTCTGTCCTCTCCACAAAGCTTGGCCCCGGCGACGTTGTGGTTGTACCGCAGAAAGTGATTGGGGCCTCCCTCTTCTGGAAAAATCTCCTCACTGCTGCACAACTCGCGTCGTCGATTGCCATAACCGCAGCCGTAGCGAATATCTAA
- a CDS encoding Wzz/FepE/Etk N-terminal domain-containing protein → MSESVMTPYVESAAKLAASAPTDWPSRARLLWQSRRTLARVTAVALVASLTIAFLIPKRYKSIASIMPPDQQGSGAMLLAALAGHSGSLGSLGSLGSIAGGLLGGHTSTALYESLLESGTVRGGLIDRFDLQKVYRSRYRFTAAKHLANMTKITDDKKSGVITIAVQDSDPVRARDMAQAYLDELNNLLTRTSSSSARQERIFIESRLHSVGADLEQAQLELSEFSSRNSTIDIKEQTRGLVEAGARVQGELLVEQSGLQSLRQIYGDGNVRVRETEARIASLQRDLQKMTGTSAPLTIGDATGSHASTNPSDQGELYPPLRQLPRLAVPYANLYRRVRVQEAVFELLTQQYELARIEEAKIIPVVSVIDPPGIPEKKYFPPRLLLTLLGTFLAFAATSAMIVVREHWRAADSRDPRKELAIEVLSWIRKRLFRVSRQGHVAE, encoded by the coding sequence ATGAGCGAAAGTGTTATGACCCCGTACGTCGAATCCGCTGCGAAGTTAGCAGCTTCAGCGCCTACGGATTGGCCTAGTCGCGCAAGACTCCTTTGGCAAAGCCGCCGGACGCTTGCGCGTGTCACGGCCGTTGCGCTCGTAGCAAGCCTCACCATCGCATTCCTGATTCCCAAGCGTTACAAGTCCATTGCGAGCATAATGCCTCCCGACCAACAGGGCTCAGGTGCGATGCTGCTGGCTGCGTTGGCTGGACACTCTGGTAGTTTGGGCAGCCTCGGTAGTCTGGGAAGCATTGCCGGCGGCTTGCTCGGTGGGCACACCAGCACTGCACTCTACGAGAGCCTGCTGGAAAGTGGGACTGTCCGGGGAGGTCTCATCGATCGCTTCGATCTGCAAAAAGTCTACCGGTCGCGTTACCGCTTTACCGCTGCGAAACACCTGGCGAATATGACGAAGATCACGGACGACAAGAAGAGTGGCGTGATCACCATTGCGGTGCAAGACAGCGACCCGGTGCGGGCGCGTGATATGGCCCAGGCCTATCTGGATGAATTGAATAATTTACTGACGCGAACGAGCTCGTCCTCCGCCCGGCAGGAACGCATCTTCATCGAGAGCCGCCTTCACTCGGTAGGGGCGGATCTCGAACAGGCCCAGCTTGAGTTGAGCGAATTCTCTAGCAGGAACAGCACGATCGACATCAAAGAGCAGACACGTGGACTGGTCGAAGCAGGAGCAAGAGTGCAAGGTGAGTTGCTGGTTGAGCAATCTGGCCTTCAATCACTGCGTCAGATCTACGGTGATGGAAATGTGCGGGTTCGTGAGACCGAAGCGCGAATCGCGTCGCTGCAGCGAGATCTGCAGAAGATGACTGGGACTTCTGCCCCGCTGACTATAGGCGACGCTACCGGCAGCCACGCCTCGACGAACCCCAGCGATCAGGGGGAACTGTATCCGCCGCTGAGACAGCTTCCCCGTCTCGCCGTTCCGTATGCCAACCTGTACCGCCGCGTACGAGTGCAGGAGGCAGTATTCGAGCTGCTCACACAGCAATACGAGCTGGCTCGCATCGAAGAGGCGAAAATCATTCCAGTTGTGTCAGTCATTGATCCTCCGGGAATACCAGAGAAGAAGTATTTTCCGCCTCGTCTCTTGCTGACCCTATTGGGTACCTTCCTCGCGTTTGCGGCCACTTCAGCAATGATCGTGGTTCGTGAACACTGGCGTGCAGCCGACAGCCGCGACCCGCGTAAAGAACTGGCGATTGAGGTTTTATCGTGGATACGCAAACGCCTTTTCCGGGTATCCCGACAGGGGCATGTTGCCGAATGA
- a CDS encoding oligosaccharide flippase family protein produces MKKHLVNAVYGVLDYGSYPFGMLLVAPIVLHKLGAAEYGIWMISTAVVSAGGIIASGFCDANIQRVAILRGIGATDSMVNSVRSMLGINLVLGITLTVASWIAASYAARHITVASFTPVQECLICLRIASLLILVRAIESVSVSTQRAFEQYRDAVQVSVAVRLLTLTAAALLVQSGHSVISILTGTAAFLISGTYLQFRQLWRLLGRPSLLPAFHPGETRSLLRLGIFAWVQALCGIIFGQLDRLLLGVYLGAVALAPYALCIQFAQPVFGLAASGLHFLFPYISGRAATVSREVLKRTVLKAFACNLLLVSGSAAMLLSFGPRLIRIWAGGAVAQSAAAILPPIVIGSALMGLGVTGIYAMQALGLFRMAACISLGGRAVMLVVMIYLLRHMGIEGLAISRVGYGSIALLVYLPLGYQLGIVRKKTVRASSLATACELHEGPRL; encoded by the coding sequence ATGAAAAAACATCTCGTCAACGCAGTCTATGGAGTTCTCGACTACGGCTCATATCCGTTCGGGATGTTGCTGGTTGCGCCCATTGTGCTGCACAAACTCGGTGCGGCAGAGTATGGGATTTGGATGATCTCAACGGCGGTCGTCAGCGCTGGAGGCATCATCGCCTCGGGATTCTGTGACGCCAACATTCAGCGGGTTGCCATACTTCGAGGAATAGGCGCAACTGATTCGATGGTGAACTCTGTACGCAGCATGCTGGGCATCAATCTGGTGCTTGGCATTACGTTAACGGTTGCCTCCTGGATTGCCGCGTCGTATGCTGCGCGTCATATCACGGTCGCATCTTTCACTCCGGTTCAGGAGTGCCTGATTTGCCTCCGCATAGCAAGCCTGCTGATCCTGGTCCGCGCTATCGAAAGTGTAAGTGTAAGCACGCAGCGCGCATTTGAACAATATCGCGATGCAGTGCAGGTAAGCGTCGCGGTTAGACTCTTGACGCTCACTGCGGCAGCTCTACTCGTCCAATCTGGCCACAGTGTCATCTCCATTCTGACAGGCACCGCTGCCTTCCTTATCTCGGGGACGTACCTTCAGTTTCGTCAACTCTGGCGGCTTCTCGGCAGGCCCTCCTTGTTGCCTGCCTTTCATCCTGGTGAGACGCGATCGCTGCTGCGTCTCGGCATCTTCGCTTGGGTGCAGGCTCTGTGTGGCATTATCTTTGGACAGCTAGACCGACTGTTGCTTGGTGTCTATTTGGGTGCGGTGGCCCTCGCCCCTTACGCGCTGTGCATACAGTTTGCGCAGCCCGTCTTTGGGCTAGCTGCATCAGGACTCCACTTTTTGTTCCCCTATATCTCTGGACGCGCGGCTACAGTCTCCCGCGAAGTGTTGAAGCGCACAGTGTTGAAGGCATTCGCATGCAATTTGCTGCTTGTTTCTGGTAGTGCGGCCATGCTACTTAGCTTCGGACCAAGGTTGATCAGGATCTGGGCAGGAGGGGCAGTGGCACAAAGCGCCGCCGCTATCCTTCCTCCGATTGTGATCGGTTCGGCCCTTATGGGTCTGGGGGTGACTGGCATCTATGCCATGCAGGCTCTGGGGCTATTTCGCATGGCGGCCTGCATCAGCCTTGGAGGCAGGGCAGTCATGTTGGTTGTGATGATCTACCTGCTGCGCCATATGGGGATTGAAGGATTGGCAATTTCGCGAGTCGGATATGGCTCAATTGCACTATTGGTGTATCTGCCTCTCGGCTATCAGCTAGGGATAGTACGCAAGAAGACGGTAAGGGCTTCATCTCTCGCAACAGCCTGCGAACTTCATGAAGGGCCTCGTCTATGA
- a CDS encoding glycosyltransferase family 4 protein yields the protein MKILVVAASYSANISGLQRHAFNMVRCLLLNPDITAVHLVLAPWQRKMAASAGLGSDPRLAIHFEEMDRGTLARNLWYYRKLPQLVSRLKPDLVHLTYPMPVDAEAIRCPTVLTLHDLYPYEIPRNFGLHKVLFNRVILQHCLNSVDAIACVSETTMNRLKQYASTKTYQKATRLYNCVEPEPFCATRSPLPGWQGEPFLLSVAQHRRNKNIPLLIRAFDRLLQQEQIHPATKLVVIGIKGPETHLIETLVSRRGLHKSVIFLEGLEEMELQWCYSCSEAVVLPSVTEGFGLPVVEALLAGCRVVCSDIPAFREVGDRHCRFIELREDAEEALATGIRATLDNPAKEPMSLPHLSAEVLANEYARLYRDLIPAASIAKSMTRNSSIQLVAPERQSL from the coding sequence ATGAAAATTCTCGTCGTCGCCGCCTCCTACTCGGCTAACATCTCTGGCCTTCAACGCCATGCCTTCAATATGGTGCGCTGTCTACTGCTTAATCCAGATATCACGGCGGTACACCTGGTCCTGGCCCCATGGCAGCGAAAGATGGCCGCGTCGGCCGGACTGGGTTCGGACCCGCGCCTTGCAATCCATTTTGAAGAGATGGACCGAGGAACCCTCGCGCGAAACCTGTGGTACTACAGGAAGCTTCCACAGCTCGTCTCCCGATTGAAACCCGATCTGGTTCATCTCACTTATCCGATGCCGGTCGATGCAGAGGCGATCCGATGTCCGACGGTGCTGACCTTGCACGATCTTTATCCGTACGAGATACCGAGAAACTTCGGGCTGCATAAAGTCCTTTTCAATCGAGTGATCTTGCAGCACTGCCTCAACTCCGTTGATGCGATTGCCTGTGTCTCCGAGACGACGATGAATCGGCTGAAGCAGTATGCCTCGACCAAGACTTATCAAAAAGCGACCCGCCTCTATAACTGCGTTGAGCCCGAACCCTTTTGTGCAACGCGATCTCCGCTTCCAGGGTGGCAGGGTGAGCCTTTTCTGCTTAGCGTTGCTCAGCATAGGCGGAACAAGAACATCCCTCTGCTCATTCGTGCATTCGATCGCTTGTTGCAGCAAGAGCAGATACACCCGGCGACGAAGCTGGTCGTGATCGGAATCAAAGGACCGGAAACTCATCTCATCGAAACACTGGTGTCTCGGCGTGGTCTGCACAAAAGTGTGATCTTCCTGGAAGGACTGGAAGAGATGGAATTGCAATGGTGCTACTCGTGTTCTGAGGCCGTCGTGCTGCCGTCAGTGACAGAAGGTTTCGGCCTGCCTGTCGTGGAGGCGCTTCTCGCCGGCTGCCGCGTGGTCTGTTCAGACATCCCTGCGTTCCGCGAGGTCGGCGACCGCCATTGCCGGTTCATCGAGCTGCGAGAAGATGCCGAGGAGGCTCTCGCGACGGGGATCAGAGCAACATTGGATAATCCAGCCAAAGAGCCCATGTCGCTTCCGCACCTCTCGGCAGAAGTTCTTGCGAACGAGTACGCGAGACTTTATCGCGACTTGATACCCGCCGCCTCGATAGCAAAAAGTATGACCCGCAACTCTTCAATCCAACTGGTGGCCCCAGAAAGACAGTCCCTATGA